TGCGGGAATCCGGCGGCCAGGTTCCCACCCTGGCCACCATGTTCGCCAAGTATCCCAGCGCCATCATCGGCCCCGGCGATGAGATCCGCTGGGATCCCGAGCTTACCAGCAAGGTCGATTTTGAGGCCGAGCTGGCCGTGGTCATCGGCAAGAAGGCCAAAGGCGTGGCCGAAGAGGATGCCTACGATTACATCGCCGGCTACATGAACTGCCACGACGTCAGCGCTCGAGACCTCCAACTGGAGAAGGGCGACCAGTGGATCATGGGCAAATCCCTGGATACCTTCTGCCCCCTGGGACCGTACCTGGTCACCCGGGATGAGATCCCGGATCCCCACAACCTGGCCATCCGCTGCGAGGTCAACGGCGTGGCCTACCAAAATTCCAGTACCAAAGAGCTGATCTTTAAGATCCCCTACCTGATCGCCTACCTTTCCCGGGGCATCACCCTGCTGCCCGGCGACGTCATCACCACCGGGACGCCCGACGGCGTGGGCGCCTTCCGCAATCCCCCGGTCTTCCTCAAACATGGCGACGTGGTCACGGTGGAGGTGGAAGGCCTGGGCCGCCTGACCAACCCCTGTGTGGAAGTGCGCTCCGGTGGCCGCTGAGCGGGAAGGCAACCCATGAGCCACGAAACATTTATGGTCACGGGCGCCATGGGGTGTATCGGCGCCTGGACTCTACGCAACCTGGTCCACGAAGACGTCCGGGTGGTGGCCACGGACCTGGCCACCGATCCCGTCCGCCCTCGCCTGTTGCTCTCTGAGGAAGAGCTGGCCCGGGTGACCTTCGTACGGCTGGATGTGACCGACCTGAAGCAGGTGCGGGCCACCGTGGAAGAGCACGGGGTCACCCACATCGTCCACCTGGCCGGTCTCCAGGTACCCTTCTGCCGGGCCAACCCCTCCCTGGGCGCCCAGGTGAACGTGGTGGGGACGGTCAACATCTTCGAGGCCGCCCGCCACAACTGGGGCCAGGTCCAGGGCCTGGCCTACGCCAGCTCCCTGGCCGTGCTGGGGCCGGGCCACCTCTACCCGGAGACGCCGGTGAAAGATGATGTGCCCCTTCACCCGGAGACCCTCTACGGTGTCTATAAGCAGGCCAACGAGGGCACAGCCCGCATCTACTGGCAGGATTGGCAGATCCCCAGTGTCGGCCTGCGACCCTACATCGTCTACGGCGTGGGGCGGGACCAGGGCATGACGTCGGACATTGCCAAGGCGCTGCTGGCAGTGGCCGCCGGACGGCCCTTCCACATCCGCTTTAGCGGCCCGGTGGCCTTGCAATATGCCGACGACGTAGCCCGCATCTTCATCGCCTGCGCCCGCTCGGGTTATCAGGGAGCGGCGGCCTGCAACCTGCGCAACGACGTGGTCCAGGTGGCCGATTTCGTGGCCCGGGTCCAGGAGCGCTATCCGCAAGCCCAACTGACCGTGGCCGAAGACAGCCCCTTGCCCTTCCCGGCCGACCTGGACGACAGCGGCCTGCGGGGGATCATCGGGTCCGTGCCCCACACCCCCCTGGACCAGGCCATCGATGCCACGGTGACGCACTTCCGCACCCTGATCGCCGCCGGCCAGATCGATCTGGGCCAACTGGAGAATTGACGGAACGGTTGCCATGATCCCGACGGCTACGCTGGGACGAAACCCCCTGCAGGTGTCCAGGTTGGGCCTGGGGACCGCCCCCCTCTCT
The DNA window shown above is from Litorilinea aerophila and carries:
- a CDS encoding fumarylacetoacetate hydrolase family protein — encoded protein: MKLVTFKPAGSTPQLGVVVDDRVINLVEASDGRLPGDMRSFLELGEEAMALARSLATPALADRLGVPLDQVRLLAPILNPSKVVAIGLNYMDHVRESGGQVPTLATMFAKYPSAIIGPGDEIRWDPELTSKVDFEAELAVVIGKKAKGVAEEDAYDYIAGYMNCHDVSARDLQLEKGDQWIMGKSLDTFCPLGPYLVTRDEIPDPHNLAIRCEVNGVAYQNSSTKELIFKIPYLIAYLSRGITLLPGDVITTGTPDGVGAFRNPPVFLKHGDVVTVEVEGLGRLTNPCVEVRSGGR
- a CDS encoding NAD-dependent epimerase/dehydratase family protein encodes the protein MSHETFMVTGAMGCIGAWTLRNLVHEDVRVVATDLATDPVRPRLLLSEEELARVTFVRLDVTDLKQVRATVEEHGVTHIVHLAGLQVPFCRANPSLGAQVNVVGTVNIFEAARHNWGQVQGLAYASSLAVLGPGHLYPETPVKDDVPLHPETLYGVYKQANEGTARIYWQDWQIPSVGLRPYIVYGVGRDQGMTSDIAKALLAVAAGRPFHIRFSGPVALQYADDVARIFIACARSGYQGAAACNLRNDVVQVADFVARVQERYPQAQLTVAEDSPLPFPADLDDSGLRGIIGSVPHTPLDQAIDATVTHFRTLIAAGQIDLGQLEN